The Xanthomonas sp. CFBP 8443 genome has a window encoding:
- a CDS encoding DMT family transporter — translation MLKGVLLGFACYAAYSISDAFVKGLEGALPAYEVVFFGALLMLTALPFLKKRGDRWREVVVAQRPSIWLLRAFTGAIGNLSAVTAFTLLPMAEAFALIFLMPIFVTLLSVLLLKEEVRWRRWLAVIVGFVGVLIVLRPGFRHLGEGHVAAIVCGLVGAVSVISLRMAGPGEKRLTLYGAGVLGPLLMGALLMLPTFVWPTPQQWLLLAGYGLPAGLAAILLMYASRAAPVSAVAPTQYSQMLWAIGFGYWLFHDHLDWPMLVGIALILGAGLFTLVREEKVTQWWRRTKIV, via the coding sequence ACGCCGCCTATTCGATAAGCGATGCGTTCGTGAAGGGCCTGGAGGGCGCGTTGCCGGCCTACGAGGTGGTGTTCTTCGGCGCGCTGCTGATGCTCACCGCGCTGCCGTTCCTGAAGAAGCGCGGCGACCGCTGGCGCGAGGTGGTGGTGGCGCAGCGTCCCAGCATCTGGTTGCTGCGTGCGTTCACCGGTGCGATCGGCAATCTTTCCGCGGTCACCGCGTTCACCCTGTTGCCGATGGCCGAGGCGTTCGCGCTGATCTTCCTGATGCCGATCTTCGTCACCTTGCTGTCGGTGCTGCTGCTCAAGGAGGAGGTGCGTTGGCGGCGCTGGCTGGCGGTGATCGTCGGCTTCGTCGGGGTGCTGATCGTGCTGCGGCCGGGCTTCCGGCACCTGGGCGAGGGCCATGTCGCGGCGATCGTCTGCGGGCTGGTCGGCGCGGTGTCGGTGATCAGCCTGCGCATGGCCGGGCCTGGGGAGAAACGCCTCACCCTGTACGGCGCCGGCGTGCTCGGCCCGTTGCTGATGGGGGCGCTGCTGATGCTGCCGACCTTCGTGTGGCCGACGCCGCAGCAGTGGCTGCTGCTGGCCGGCTACGGCCTGCCCGCCGGGCTGGCCGCGATCTTGCTGATGTACGCCTCGCGCGCCGCACCGGTCAGTGCGGTGGCACCGACCCAGTACAGCCAGATGCTGTGGGCGATCGGTTTCGGCTACTGGCTGTTCCACGATCACCTGGACTGGCCGATGCTGGTCGGTATCGCGCTGATCCTTGGCGCCGGGCTGTTCACCCTGGTGCGCGAGGAGAAGGTCACGCAGTGGTGGCGGCGCACCAAGATCGTGTGA